In a single window of the Helicobacter sp. MIT 99-5507 genome:
- the dxr gene encoding 1-deoxy-D-xylulose-5-phosphate reductoisomerase → MVILGSTGSIGTNALKIAKDNDIKIEMLAAGSNVDLLNKQIKQFNPKIVALRDLSQKDKLAIDKNQKVYFGEDGILEAINETKSDIVINAIVGFSGLKPSLEVIKKDKILALANKESLVVGGEFIDTTNIIPLDSEHFALQELIKDKQNIKKMIITASGGALRDVDINTISTQTPQNALNHPNWNMGKKITIDSATMVNKLFEILEAKYLFHTDNIDALIERNSIIHALIQTNDNAIFAHLGYSDMKLPISYAMLGKRAKNIESIKEIDLSNFTFNLTKIDTNRYPLWNLKDTLLKNPKLGIILNAVNEILVYKFLANKIRFGDINTNIYKAIEKFEGQIKYIKNIEDVFYINKEVIDFYSFN, encoded by the coding sequence ATGGTAATTCTAGGTTCAACAGGCAGTATAGGAACAAATGCGCTTAAAATCGCTAAAGATAATGATATAAAAATAGAAATGCTTGCTGCTGGAAGCAATGTAGATCTTTTAAATAAACAAATAAAACAATTCAATCCAAAAATCGTAGCCCTAAGAGATTTATCACAAAAAGACAAACTAGCTATAGATAAAAATCAAAAAGTATATTTTGGTGAAGATGGAATCTTAGAAGCCATAAATGAAACAAAAAGCGATATAGTCATAAATGCTATAGTTGGATTTAGCGGGCTGAAACCAAGCCTAGAAGTGATAAAAAAAGATAAGATTCTAGCCCTAGCAAACAAAGAAAGTCTTGTTGTTGGTGGAGAATTTATCGATACTACAAATATTATACCGCTTGATAGCGAACATTTTGCATTACAAGAGCTTATAAAAGACAAACAAAATATTAAAAAAATGATTATAACTGCAAGTGGTGGGGCATTAAGAGATGTAGATATAAATACTATATCTACCCAAACACCACAAAATGCACTAAATCACCCAAATTGGAATATGGGAAAAAAAATCACAATAGATAGTGCAACAATGGTAAATAAATTATTTGAAATACTAGAGGCAAAATATTTATTTCATACAGATAATATAGATGCTTTAATAGAACGAAATTCAATTATCCACGCATTAATCCAAACAAATGACAATGCGATATTTGCGCATTTAGGATATAGCGATATGAAGCTACCTATATCTTATGCAATGCTTGGCAAGAGGGCAAAAAATATAGAATCTATAAAAGAAATAGACTTAAGCAATTTTACTTTTAATCTAACAAAAATTGATACAAATAGATATCCTTTATGGAATCTAAAAGATACACTTTTAAAAAATCCAAAGCTAGGTATTATTCTAAATGCAGTAAATGAGATTTTAGTATATAAGTTTTTAGCAAATAAAATAAGATTTGGTGATATAAACACAAATATATACAAAGCAATAGAAAAGTTTGAAGGACAAATAAAATATATAAAAAATATAGAAGATGTTTTTTATATAAATAAAGAAGTAATAGATTTTTATAGCTTTAATTGA
- a CDS encoding phosphatidate cytidylyltransferase: protein MQSFFSKLIPNNNSNISRYYTGIVIIGIIVLIFILNIKFLAWLTIGFCFYIAFYEAIKLYGLENRTNLYVIATILWIIAYFHNNPITAALVAIVIMVSYNTFKQNTKSKDYLVIIYPTIPFLCFFDIYTSFGVKTIIWLIVTVAIADTGAYFGGKIFGKSPLSPLSPKKTLEGALIGFIVATLVGCVVGMMIKDFISAFFITLCIAAISIFGDLYESMLKRNANVKDSGNILPGHGGMLDRVDGLLFSSVVMLFLLDWI, encoded by the coding sequence ATGCAGAGCTTTTTTTCAAAACTAATTCCAAATAATAATTCAAATATATCTAGATATTATACAGGTATAGTGATTATAGGAATAATTGTATTAATTTTTATATTAAATATTAAATTTCTAGCGTGGCTTACTATTGGATTCTGCTTTTATATAGCATTTTATGAAGCAATAAAATTATATGGTTTAGAAAATAGAACAAATCTATATGTAATTGCAACTATACTTTGGATCATTGCATATTTTCATAACAATCCAATCACTGCAGCACTTGTAGCAATAGTTATTATGGTATCTTATAATACATTTAAACAAAATACAAAATCAAAAGATTATTTGGTAATAATCTATCCTACAATTCCATTTCTTTGCTTTTTTGATATTTATACTAGTTTTGGAGTAAAAACAATCATTTGGCTTATTGTAACAGTTGCTATTGCTGATACTGGGGCATATTTTGGTGGTAAAATATTTGGAAAATCACCATTATCACCATTATCACCAAAGAAAACGCTAGAAGGCGCATTGATTGGATTTATCGTTGCAACATTAGTTGGTTGTGTAGTTGGTATGATGATAAAAGATTTTATATCAGCATTTTTTATTACATTATGTATTGCAGCAATATCGATTTTTGGTGACTTATATGAGAGTATGTTAAAAAGAAATGCAAATGTAAAAGATAGCGGAAATATACTTCCTGGTCATGGTGGTATGCTAGATAGAGTTGATGGATTGTTATTTAGTAGTGTAGTGATGTTATTTTTACTTGATTGGATTTAG